A window from bacterium encodes these proteins:
- the rimO gene encoding 30S ribosomal protein S12 methylthiotransferase RimO, which translates to MASKVGIVSLGCSKNTVDTENMLGLLAQDGYEVVSEETEADILLLNTCSFIEASQRESIQTIMELGTLNKKLIVTGCLTQRAQGELDDLMTEMPEISAAIGTSEFHQIVDVVKRVEAGERFTEVQPKAKAPVQTLLPRLLTSIGPSAYLKVSEGCDHACSFCIIPSLRGRYASRPMENILDEARMLVSGGVQELVLIAEDTTRYGHEQTRQYLLPQLLEKLNEIEDLTWIRVLYAYPNYMSDELLETMARLPKVVPYLDMPLQHTHPDMLRAMRRPRHEPVDKLINRMREKLPNIVIRTTFITGFPGETEEHFQHMLDFIRTFKLDRVGAFAYSPQIGTAGYEMANQVPDEVKEARRDAVMEVQQAVTYEIHKSLVGTVIPMLVEGIEVETGRLVGRTHRDAPEIDGTTYATTTFPAFPGDLVNVRITEAEPYDLHGEVVWDDV; encoded by the coding sequence GTGGCCTCCAAGGTCGGAATCGTCAGCCTCGGCTGCTCAAAGAACACGGTCGACACCGAGAACATGCTGGGCCTGCTCGCGCAGGACGGCTATGAGGTCGTCTCGGAAGAGACCGAGGCGGACATCCTGCTGCTCAACACCTGCTCGTTCATCGAGGCCTCGCAGCGGGAGTCGATCCAGACCATCATGGAGCTGGGCACCCTCAACAAGAAGCTGATCGTCACGGGCTGCCTCACGCAGCGCGCCCAGGGCGAGCTCGATGATCTCATGACGGAGATGCCCGAGATCAGCGCGGCCATCGGGACCTCCGAGTTCCACCAGATCGTCGACGTGGTCAAGCGCGTCGAGGCTGGTGAGCGCTTCACCGAGGTGCAGCCCAAGGCCAAGGCACCCGTCCAGACCCTCCTGCCCCGCCTCCTGACCTCGATTGGCCCCTCGGCGTACCTCAAGGTCTCCGAGGGCTGCGATCACGCCTGTAGCTTCTGCATTATCCCGAGCCTGCGCGGCCGCTATGCCTCGCGCCCCATGGAGAACATCCTCGACGAGGCGCGCATGCTGGTCAGCGGCGGGGTGCAGGAGCTGGTCCTCATCGCCGAGGACACCACCCGCTACGGCCACGAGCAGACCCGCCAGTACCTGCTGCCCCAGCTGCTCGAGAAGCTCAACGAGATCGAGGACCTGACCTGGATCCGGGTGCTGTACGCCTACCCCAACTACATGTCGGATGAGCTGCTCGAGACCATGGCGCGCCTGCCCAAGGTCGTGCCCTACCTCGACATGCCCCTCCAGCACACCCACCCCGACATGCTCCGCGCCATGCGCCGCCCCCGCCACGAGCCGGTGGACAAGCTCATCAACCGCATGCGCGAGAAGCTGCCGAACATCGTCATCCGCACGACCTTCATCACGGGCTTCCCCGGCGAGACCGAGGAGCACTTCCAGCACATGCTGGACTTCATCCGCACCTTCAAGCTGGACCGGGTCGGCGCTTTCGCCTACTCGCCCCAGATCGGCACCGCCGGCTACGAGATGGCCAACCAGGTGCCTGATGAGGTCAAGGAAGCGCGCCGCGACGCGGTGATGGAAGTCCAGCAGGCCGTGACCTACGAGATCCACAAGAGCCTCGTGGGCACCGTCATCCCCATGCTGGTCGAGGGCATCGAGGTCGAGACTGGCCGCCTGGTGGGCCGCACCCACCGCGACGCTCCCGAGATCGACGGCACGACCTACGCGACGACCACCTTCCCCGCCTTCCCGGGCGATCTGGTGAACGTCCGGATCACCGAGGCCGAGCCCTACGACCTGCACGGCGAAGTCGTCTGGGACGACGTCTAG
- the pgsA gene encoding CDP-diacylglycerol--glycerol-3-phosphate 3-phosphatidyltransferase, which produces MTLANLITLLRLGLVPFLVYFLEVSPTSRAALALFLVASLTDWVDGYIARRFNQATSLGALLDPLVDKVLVTAAIVGLARHGVIHAWAVTLVLTREFLITGLRTAAINAGVVLAASWTGKVKTATQMVAIALLLAGVHPWGDWLWWVAIVMTAYSGLEYLWQTRRIWV; this is translated from the coding sequence ATGACCCTCGCGAACCTCATCACCCTCCTGAGGTTGGGCCTCGTGCCCTTCCTCGTCTACTTCCTCGAGGTCTCGCCGACCAGCCGCGCCGCCCTCGCGCTCTTCCTCGTCGCCTCGTTGACCGACTGGGTCGATGGTTACATCGCCCGCCGCTTCAACCAGGCGACGAGCCTGGGCGCCCTCCTGGATCCTTTGGTGGACAAGGTGCTCGTGACGGCGGCCATCGTGGGCCTCGCGCGCCATGGGGTGATCCACGCCTGGGCGGTGACCCTGGTGCTGACCCGCGAGTTCCTCATCACGGGCTTGCGCACGGCGGCCATCAACGCGGGCGTGGTGCTCGCGGCGAGCTGGACCGGAAAGGTCAAGACCGCCACCCAGATGGTCGCGATCGCCTTGCTGCTCGCGGGTGTGCACCCCTGGGGCGACTGGCTCTGGTGGGTGGCGATCGTCATGACGGCTTACTCGGGCTTGGAATACCTCTGGCAGACGCGCCGCATCTGGGTGTAG
- the upp gene encoding uracil phosphoribosyltransferase: MVHLAIEANTNLVILDHPLVHHAVAELRHKDTPVVRFRQRARELAKYLVLEATRDLITDPIEVPTPLGVTAPGRTLGDRPIVIAPILRAGLAMVEPAMELLPEAEVRHIGLYRNEKTLQPVEYYVKLPETYPIETTVLIIDPMLATGGSAVSTIELFKKRGVQRIKFLCLIASPEGVRNVHAQHPDVPILTVSVDEKLNEQGYIVPGLGDAGDRTFGTY, translated from the coding sequence ATGGTCCATCTCGCGATCGAAGCCAACACCAACCTCGTCATCCTCGATCACCCCCTCGTTCACCACGCTGTCGCCGAGCTGCGGCACAAGGACACCCCGGTCGTCCGCTTCCGCCAGCGCGCCCGCGAGCTGGCCAAGTACCTGGTCCTCGAGGCCACCCGCGACCTCATCACCGACCCCATCGAGGTTCCCACTCCGCTCGGCGTCACCGCCCCGGGCCGCACCCTCGGCGATCGCCCCATCGTGATCGCGCCGATCCTGCGCGCGGGCCTCGCGATGGTCGAGCCTGCCATGGAGCTCTTGCCCGAGGCTGAGGTCCGTCACATCGGCCTCTACCGCAACGAGAAGACCCTCCAGCCGGTCGAGTACTACGTCAAGCTTCCCGAAACCTACCCGATCGAGACCACCGTCCTCATCATCGACCCCATGCTTGCCACCGGCGGGTCGGCCGTCTCGACCATCGAGCTGTTCAAGAAGCGCGGAGTCCAGCGCATCAAGTTCCTGTGCCTCATCGCGAGCCCCGAGGGCGTGCGCAACGTCCACGCCCAGCACCCCGACGTGCCCATCCTGACCGTCTCGGTGGACGAGAAGCTCAACGAGCAGGGCTACATCGTGCCGGGCCTGGGGGACGCGGGCGATCGCACGTTCGGGACCTACTAG
- a CDS encoding competence/damage-inducible protein A, whose product MKAEILNIGTELLIGQVVNTNATYLAQELAKLGIDLYYITSVGDNPGRILDALKLAWSRSDLVICTGGLGPTADDLTHDVIAEFVGDRMELKPEILARIEQVFAEKGRKLLPSEHKLAMFPSTATLIRNPAGTAAGVYIERGDKRLMTFPGVPHELAQMWETWARPELEKLSGSSIRSRLLKFVGIDEADAANRVSDLIEGQNPTVAPYAGNGEVHLRVTAKAATADEADALLDPVVAELLERLAPWHFGTDDETLPGVVGKLLRERGATLAVAESCTGGLLASRVTDVGGSSDYFLGGVVSYAVSEKVRFLGLDPALIDEHSHVSAEVTQAMAEGIHRITGATYGVGVTGYAGPSANTPEEEVGHVFVALTGPEGTEVKSFRFGRHPREKVKWFASQRALAMLFQSLKTAAVVQS is encoded by the coding sequence ATGAAGGCTGAGATCCTGAACATCGGGACCGAGCTCTTGATCGGCCAGGTTGTCAACACCAACGCGACCTACCTGGCCCAGGAGCTCGCCAAGCTCGGCATCGACCTGTATTACATCACCTCGGTCGGCGACAACCCGGGCCGCATCCTGGACGCGCTCAAGCTCGCCTGGAGCCGCTCGGACCTCGTGATCTGCACCGGGGGCCTCGGTCCCACTGCTGATGACCTGACCCACGATGTGATCGCCGAGTTCGTCGGCGATCGCATGGAACTCAAGCCGGAGATCCTGGCGCGAATCGAGCAGGTCTTCGCCGAGAAGGGCCGCAAGCTCTTGCCAAGCGAACACAAGCTCGCCATGTTCCCCTCGACGGCGACCCTCATCCGCAACCCGGCGGGGACCGCGGCGGGCGTCTACATCGAGCGGGGCGACAAGCGCCTGATGACCTTCCCCGGGGTGCCGCACGAGCTCGCGCAGATGTGGGAGACCTGGGCCCGTCCCGAGCTGGAGAAGCTCTCGGGCAGCAGCATCCGCTCGCGCCTTTTGAAGTTCGTCGGCATCGACGAGGCCGATGCGGCCAACCGCGTGAGCGACCTCATCGAAGGCCAGAACCCGACGGTCGCCCCCTATGCGGGCAACGGCGAGGTCCACCTGCGAGTGACGGCCAAGGCTGCCACCGCCGATGAGGCGGACGCCTTGCTCGACCCGGTGGTCGCCGAGCTGTTGGAGCGCCTTGCGCCCTGGCACTTCGGCACCGACGACGAGACCCTGCCCGGGGTGGTGGGCAAGCTCCTGCGCGAGCGAGGGGCTACCCTCGCCGTGGCCGAGTCCTGCACCGGCGGCCTGCTCGCGAGCCGGGTGACGGACGTGGGCGGCTCTTCGGACTACTTCCTGGGAGGCGTGGTCAGCTACGCCGTGAGCGAGAAGGTTCGCTTCCTCGGCCTCGATCCCGCCCTCATCGACGAGCACAGCCACGTCAGCGCCGAGGTGACCCAGGCCATGGCCGAAGGGATCCATCGGATCACCGGCGCCACCTACGGGGTGGGCGTGACCGGCTACGCCGGCCCGAGCGCCAACACCCCCGAGGAGGAGGTCGGACACGTCTTCGTGGCCCTCACAGGGCCCGAGGGGACCGAGGTGAAGTCCTTCCGGTTCGGCCGCCATCCGCGCGAGAAGGTGAAGTGGTTCGCGAGCCAGCGGGCGCTCGCGATGCTCTTCCAGAGCCTCAAGACGGCAGCCGTCGTCCAGTCATAA
- a CDS encoding S-layer homology domain-containing protein: MKHLRPMSFAAALALSFALAAPAFASLASDTFKDVPDGHWAEQGVADVAVKRDLMRGYADGTFRGDKPFTRAQFADSLANLLKEFETLSKTSWRPKTTSINVYADVPAGSERTKVLMLANDYGLFDGVPGITPDSFGMERTVTRYEMAKIIDNLMRLAEAKDVIRPRTGNKFTFKDVDDRAWAYNDVMEVANRYGVMVGFPDGTFRGNEELTRYQYAQAISQTVPLIRELIKETVGAKEEERRAAEGPWRFQEKQPFRLSVDGGVTTGATSGTLGGLSGRYVAYPGSMFLMVDPKLRLSPGLNLDAELGAFWRMPMVGSFHIQPYVGPHVYALGTTPTTVGLGGGMAVYWRTAASPIGAYLKGGANYALNNNSGLLTNVELGPEFHFNKNLALTVGLSMADSPAAAGGKVSNVGITGGLLFNL; the protein is encoded by the coding sequence ATGAAGCACCTGCGTCCCATGAGTTTCGCCGCTGCGTTGGCGCTCTCGTTCGCCCTCGCGGCCCCGGCTTTCGCGAGCCTCGCCTCCGACACCTTCAAGGACGTTCCTGACGGTCACTGGGCCGAGCAGGGCGTTGCCGACGTGGCCGTCAAGCGCGACCTGATGCGCGGCTACGCCGACGGCACCTTCCGCGGCGACAAGCCCTTCACCCGCGCCCAGTTCGCCGACAGCCTCGCCAACCTCCTCAAGGAGTTCGAGACCCTCTCGAAGACCTCGTGGCGGCCCAAGACCACCTCGATCAACGTCTACGCGGACGTGCCCGCCGGCAGCGAGCGCACCAAGGTCCTGATGCTCGCCAACGACTACGGCCTCTTCGATGGCGTCCCGGGCATCACCCCGGACTCCTTCGGCATGGAGCGGACCGTCACCCGCTACGAGATGGCCAAGATCATCGACAACCTCATGCGCCTTGCCGAGGCCAAGGACGTCATCCGCCCCCGCACGGGCAACAAGTTCACCTTCAAGGACGTGGACGACCGCGCCTGGGCCTACAACGACGTCATGGAAGTCGCGAACCGCTACGGCGTGATGGTCGGCTTCCCCGACGGCACCTTCCGCGGCAACGAGGAACTGACCCGCTACCAGTACGCCCAGGCCATCTCCCAGACGGTGCCCCTGATCCGCGAGCTCATCAAGGAGACGGTCGGCGCCAAGGAAGAGGAGCGCCGTGCGGCCGAAGGCCCCTGGCGCTTCCAGGAGAAGCAGCCCTTCCGCCTCTCGGTGGACGGCGGCGTCACCACCGGCGCCACCTCGGGCACCCTGGGTGGTCTGAGCGGCCGCTACGTGGCCTATCCCGGCAGCATGTTCCTCATGGTCGACCCCAAGCTGCGCCTCAGCCCCGGCCTCAACCTGGACGCCGAGCTCGGCGCCTTCTGGCGGATGCCCATGGTCGGCTCGTTCCACATCCAGCCCTACGTCGGTCCCCACGTCTACGCGCTGGGCACCACCCCGACCACGGTCGGTCTCGGTGGCGGCATGGCCGTCTACTGGCGCACGGCTGCGTCGCCCATCGGCGCGTACCTGAAGGGCGGGGCCAACTACGCCCTGAACAACAACAGCGGCCTGTTGACCAACGTGGAGCTCGGTCCTGAGTTCCACTTCAACAAGAACCTGGCCCTCACCGTTGGCCTGAGCATGGCCGACTCGCCGGCTGCGGCTGGCGGCAAGGTGAGCAACGTCGGTATCACCGGCGGCCTGCTGTTCAACCTCTAA
- the cysE gene encoding serine O-acetyltransferase, which translates to MAFRLIENIRTVLEKDPAAKHWLEVLLCYPSIHVQLFHWVAHPLYRAGVPILPRWIMQIARFFTGIEIHPGARLGRRLFIDHGMGVVIGETAIVGDDCVIFHQVTLGGTGKDTGKRHPTLGNDVIVGAGAAVLGNIRVGDHSRVGANSVVLRDVPEHATVVGIPGRVVVVKGQPIEQPTSTTPQEIDDFIHGAGI; encoded by the coding sequence GTGGCATTCCGGCTCATCGAAAACATCCGTACCGTCCTCGAAAAGGATCCTGCCGCCAAGCACTGGCTCGAGGTCCTGCTCTGCTATCCGAGCATCCACGTCCAGCTGTTCCACTGGGTGGCGCATCCCCTCTACCGAGCCGGAGTGCCGATCCTGCCGCGCTGGATCATGCAGATTGCGCGCTTCTTCACCGGCATCGAGATCCATCCCGGCGCCCGCCTCGGGCGCCGGCTCTTCATCGACCACGGGATGGGCGTCGTCATCGGCGAAACCGCCATCGTTGGCGACGATTGCGTCATCTTCCACCAGGTGACCCTCGGGGGCACCGGCAAGGACACCGGCAAGCGTCACCCGACGCTTGGCAACGACGTCATCGTGGGCGCGGGCGCCGCGGTGCTCGGCAACATCCGGGTGGGCGACCATTCCCGGGTCGGCGCCAACTCAGTGGTCCTGCGCGACGTACCCGAACACGCCACGGTGGTCGGCATTCCCGGCCGCGTGGTGGTGGTGAAAGGGCAGCCCATCGAGCAGCCAACCAGCACCACGCCTCAAGAAATCGACGATTTCATTCACGGAGCGGGCATCTAG
- the cysK gene encoding cysteine synthase A, which yields MANIAPSITERFGNTPMVELTKIPAGARARVVGKVEFYNPSSSVKDRIGIAMVADAEAKGLIAPGRTTLVEPTSGNTGVALAMVAAAKGYKLILTMPETMSLERRALLKAYGAQLVLTEGAKGMKGAIAAAEELLANTPGAHMLGQFDNPANPQVHAETTAREIWEDTDGQVDYVVSGIGTGGTITGIYQALHARKPSLRYIAVEPSESPVLAGGTPGSHKIAGIGAGFVPAVFDQTLLAGLRDRSLGEIMGISSATAMDMARRVSREEGILVGISSGAAVAAALELAQRPEAEGKLIVVVLPSCGERYLSTPLYNFEATGTTTGK from the coding sequence CACCGAGCGTTTCGGCAACACCCCCATGGTCGAACTCACGAAGATTCCGGCCGGGGCCCGTGCCCGGGTCGTGGGCAAGGTCGAGTTCTACAACCCCTCTAGCTCGGTCAAGGACCGCATCGGGATCGCGATGGTCGCCGACGCCGAGGCCAAGGGCCTCATCGCTCCCGGCCGCACGACCCTCGTCGAGCCCACCAGCGGCAACACCGGCGTCGCCCTCGCCATGGTGGCGGCGGCCAAGGGCTACAAGCTCATCCTGACCATGCCCGAGACCATGTCCCTGGAGCGCCGGGCGCTGCTCAAGGCCTACGGGGCCCAGCTCGTCCTGACCGAGGGCGCCAAGGGCATGAAGGGGGCCATCGCCGCCGCCGAGGAATTGCTCGCAAACACCCCCGGCGCCCACATGCTCGGCCAGTTCGACAACCCCGCCAACCCCCAGGTCCACGCGGAGACCACCGCCCGCGAGATCTGGGAGGACACCGACGGCCAGGTGGACTACGTGGTCTCGGGCATCGGCACCGGCGGCACCATCACGGGCATCTACCAGGCCCTCCACGCGCGCAAGCCCAGCCTGCGCTACATCGCCGTCGAGCCCTCCGAGAGCCCGGTGCTCGCGGGCGGCACCCCTGGCAGCCACAAGATCGCGGGCATCGGGGCGGGCTTCGTTCCTGCCGTCTTCGACCAGACGCTGCTCGCGGGCTTGCGCGATCGCTCGCTTGGCGAGATCATGGGGATCTCCTCGGCGACCGCCATGGACATGGCGCGCCGCGTTTCGCGCGAAGAGGGGATCCTCGTCGGCATCTCGAGCGGGGCGGCGGTCGCCGCGGCCCTCGAGCTCGCGCAGCGCCCCGAGGCCGAAGGCAAACTCATCGTCGTGGTCCTCCCCAGTTGCGGCGAGCGGTATCTTAGCACCCCGCTCTACAACTTCGAGGCCACCGGCACGACCACAGGAAAGTAA